The genomic region TTGCCGAACACCGTATGTACTCCATCAAGATGCGGGAAGGCATCATAACAGATGAAAAACTGACTCCCGCCTGTATCCTTCCCCGCATGAGCCATTGATAGCGACCCTCTAAGGTGTTTATTGGGGTTTCCCGCAGTTTCACATTTGATTGTGTAACCAGGTCCACCCGTGCCATTACCGTAGGGGCATCCTCCTTGCGCTACAAAACCTGGAATAACCCGATGAAAATTCAAACCATTATAATATCCTGTATTTGC from Pelotomaculum isophthalicicum JI harbors:
- a CDS encoding peptidylprolyl isomerase, giving the protein MKKGSIELEDGKKIVIDFFEEDAPGTVANFEKLANTGYYNGLNFHRVIPGFVAQGGCPYGNGTGGPGYTIKCETAGNPNKHLRGSLSMAHAGKDTGGSQFFICYDAFPHLDGVHTVFGKVVEGMEYVDEIKQGDKMKEVKVWEES